Proteins encoded within one genomic window of Actinoplanes octamycinicus:
- a CDS encoding pilin, with the protein MSRIERARPRAQRRRRRLFPPCRWARRHAAAPTAVVALILLTPAAAHADSGTVVLAAKTLPQVVAGLQQWLMGILASVATLFLVLAGVYWATAGGDPAQVDKAKGALRNALVGYGLAVLAPVLLQVVKGIVGG; encoded by the coding sequence ATGTCCCGTATCGAGCGAGCACGTCCGCGTGCCCAGCGCCGTCGCCGTCGTCTTTTCCCGCCCTGCCGGTGGGCGCGGCGGCACGCCGCCGCGCCCACCGCCGTGGTGGCGCTGATCCTTCTCACTCCTGCCGCCGCGCACGCCGATTCCGGCACCGTCGTGCTGGCGGCGAAAACACTGCCGCAGGTAGTCGCCGGTCTGCAGCAGTGGCTCATGGGAATCCTGGCCTCGGTCGCCACGCTGTTCCTGGTGCTGGCCGGGGTGTACTGGGCGACCGCCGGCGGTGACCCGGCCCAGGTCGACAAAGCCAAGGGCGCGCTGCGTAATGCGCTGGTCGGCTACGGCCTCGCGGTGCTGGCCCCGGTGCTGTTGCAGGTCGTCAAGGGCATCGTCGGAGGCTGA
- a CDS encoding PrgI family protein yields MPADVDAPDKIVYGLTFRQLAILAVAAVVFYGAWQGLHDLVPTPLLVGAAVLGGGLVFGLAVGRRDGLSLDAWLLAAVRHSRTPRALSTVDISTTVPDWVEAPTGRVMLPAPLKLPADAISDDGEISLGGTHAAMVAATTVNLALRTGDEQAALVDTFGRWLNSLSTATQIVVSAQPVDLHSHARTLAAAADRLPHPALAEAAADHATFLDDLAQRRDPLRRQVLIVTRTSAEERGEHAARRRADGTVRALSGLGVTTRALDGHAATAALAAAADPYRPPRPGGLAAPETVITGPGPVLPSRRRS; encoded by the coding sequence ATGCCGGCGGACGTGGACGCCCCGGACAAGATCGTCTACGGGCTGACGTTCCGGCAACTGGCGATCCTCGCGGTCGCCGCCGTCGTCTTCTACGGTGCCTGGCAAGGCCTGCACGACCTCGTGCCGACACCGTTGCTGGTCGGTGCCGCAGTCCTCGGCGGTGGCCTGGTCTTCGGTCTGGCCGTCGGCCGTCGGGACGGATTGAGCCTAGACGCCTGGCTACTTGCCGCTGTCCGGCATTCCCGCACGCCGCGCGCCCTGTCGACCGTCGACATCAGCACGACCGTTCCGGACTGGGTCGAGGCGCCGACCGGGCGGGTGATGCTGCCCGCGCCGTTGAAGCTGCCCGCGGACGCGATCAGCGACGACGGCGAGATCAGCCTCGGCGGCACTCACGCGGCGATGGTCGCGGCGACCACCGTGAACCTGGCGCTGCGCACCGGCGACGAGCAGGCCGCGCTGGTCGACACGTTCGGCCGGTGGCTCAACAGCCTGTCGACGGCGACGCAGATCGTCGTGTCCGCGCAGCCGGTCGACCTGCACTCGCACGCCCGCACTCTCGCCGCGGCCGCCGACCGGCTGCCGCACCCGGCTCTGGCAGAGGCCGCCGCCGACCACGCGACGTTCCTCGACGACCTGGCCCAACGCCGCGATCCGTTGCGCCGGCAGGTCCTCATCGTCACCCGCACCAGCGCCGAGGAGCGCGGCGAGCACGCCGCACGCCGCCGCGCGGACGGCACCGTCCGCGCCCTGTCCGGGCTCGGCGTCACCACCCGGGCGCTCGACGGGCACGCCGCGACCGCGGCCCTCGCGGCGGCGGCGGACCCGTACCGGCCGCCACGCCCCGGCGGCCTCGCGGCACCGGAAACCGTCATCACCGGCCCCGGCCCGGTCCTGCCCTCCAGGAGACGATCGTGA
- a CDS encoding VirB4 family type IV secretion system protein — protein MAATSAPASVEVTPRFLRVGDGYAATLVVTGYPAEVGPAWLEPLLSWPGRLDLALHIDPIPAPTAAARLRTQRARFESSRRADAVNGKLADPYVQAAAEDAADLAERLARGAAKLFKVGLYLTVHARTEPELLEACAQVKAAAASTLIDVQPATWRHLPGWTTTLPLAVDSLQMRRTMDTQALAAAFPLASADLPAPLPGDPAETGGVLYGINPDSQGIVWWDRWAQENHNSIVLARSGAGKSYFVKLDILRQLYQQVQVSVVDPEDEYLRLADAVGGTTVRLGNPGVKINPLDLPVGDTRPDVLTRRGLFLHTLIAVLLAEVPPPAERAALDRAILAVYRQAGITADPATHHRPAPLLRDLTAILETDADPAAGQLAARLAPWVHGSFAGLFDAPTTTRPGGHLVVWSLRQLPDELRTVGTLLALDAIWRSVDAPSPSGLGVRRLVVVDEAWLLMRDGEGARFLFRMSKAGRKRNAGLSVITQDVADVLGTDLGQAVVANAATQILLKQAPQAIDQVADAFGLTAGERRLLLSARVGHGLLISGTNRTGFEAISSAAEHALATTTPAELAGLDDEADL, from the coding sequence TTGGCCGCCACGAGCGCCCCCGCCTCCGTCGAGGTGACTCCACGTTTCCTGCGGGTCGGGGACGGCTACGCCGCCACCTTGGTCGTCACCGGCTACCCGGCCGAGGTCGGCCCGGCCTGGCTCGAACCCCTGCTGTCCTGGCCGGGCCGGCTCGACCTTGCCCTGCACATCGACCCGATCCCCGCCCCGACCGCCGCGGCCCGGCTGCGCACCCAACGGGCCCGGTTCGAATCGTCGCGGCGCGCCGACGCCGTCAACGGCAAGCTGGCCGACCCGTACGTGCAGGCCGCCGCCGAGGACGCCGCCGACTTGGCCGAACGGCTCGCCCGCGGCGCGGCGAAACTGTTCAAGGTCGGCCTGTATCTGACCGTGCACGCCCGCACCGAGCCGGAACTGCTCGAGGCGTGCGCGCAGGTCAAAGCCGCCGCCGCCTCAACGTTGATCGACGTGCAGCCGGCGACGTGGCGGCACCTGCCCGGCTGGACCACCACCCTGCCCCTCGCCGTCGACAGCCTGCAGATGCGCCGGACCATGGACACCCAGGCCCTCGCCGCCGCGTTCCCCCTCGCCAGCGCGGATCTGCCGGCGCCGCTGCCCGGCGACCCCGCCGAGACCGGCGGCGTGCTCTACGGGATCAACCCGGACTCCCAAGGCATCGTCTGGTGGGACAGATGGGCGCAGGAGAACCACAACAGCATCGTGCTGGCCCGGTCCGGCGCCGGGAAGTCGTACTTCGTCAAGCTCGACATCCTGCGCCAGCTCTACCAGCAGGTCCAGGTCTCCGTCGTCGACCCCGAGGACGAATACCTGCGCCTGGCCGACGCGGTCGGCGGCACCACCGTCCGGTTGGGCAACCCGGGCGTGAAGATCAACCCGCTTGACCTGCCCGTCGGCGACACCCGCCCCGACGTGCTCACCCGCCGCGGCCTGTTCCTGCACACCCTGATCGCGGTGCTGCTGGCCGAGGTGCCGCCGCCGGCCGAACGCGCCGCCCTGGACCGGGCGATTCTCGCGGTGTACCGGCAGGCCGGGATCACCGCCGACCCGGCCACCCACCACCGGCCCGCCCCGCTGCTGCGCGACCTGACCGCGATCCTGGAAACCGACGCCGATCCGGCCGCCGGGCAACTCGCGGCCCGGCTCGCCCCATGGGTGCACGGCTCCTTCGCCGGCCTGTTCGACGCGCCGACCACCACCCGCCCCGGCGGTCACCTGGTGGTCTGGAGCTTGCGGCAGCTGCCCGACGAGCTGCGCACCGTCGGCACCCTCCTCGCCCTGGACGCGATCTGGCGCAGCGTCGACGCCCCAAGCCCCAGCGGCCTGGGAGTCCGCCGCCTCGTCGTGGTCGACGAGGCATGGCTGCTCATGCGCGACGGCGAAGGCGCCCGCTTCCTGTTCCGGATGTCGAAGGCCGGCCGCAAACGCAACGCCGGCCTGAGCGTGATCACCCAGGACGTCGCGGACGTACTCGGCACCGACCTCGGACAGGCCGTGGTAGCCAACGCCGCCACCCAGATCCTGCTCAAGCAGGCGCCGCAGGCCATCGACCAGGTCGCGGACGCGTTCGGGCTGACCGCCGGTGAGCGCCGGCTGCTGCTGTCCGCCCGGGTCGGGCACGGACTGCTGATCTCCGGGACGAACCGGACCGGGTTCGAGGCGATCTCCTCGGCCGCCGAGCACGCTCTCGCCACGACCACGCCCGCCGAGCTGGCCGGCCTCGACGACGAGGCCGACCTATGA
- a CDS encoding ATP-binding protein, giving the protein MTAPPRTLLPSLSPAPGPSGPGAGVIPAPDAPAQWILHTLAWAAQRPWLLTVAAGLLLVWIAGRNLLAGWRHRRHAEGARLVTVAPPPQVDAHHAAAVWANLHGTLTPSTRRRLLYGSPHLVWQYTWTGRHLLISVWVPGTVPHGAVEAAIRAAWPGAACTTGTARPPIPLQAQMATGGHLLPQAAEWLPLQTEHDADPLRALMSAGSQLKNDEYACVQILARPAPPRRVARARRAAGRLRDGKTALPAINPAAPLLWILDLFLPGSTPNPRTTGTTRRDPGVERDVRAVLDKTVHSLWTIGIRYVVAKDSDRGGARAQDRLRGIADTIASAYAVYAARNRLAHRIRMRHPVAVAAARRLGAGFLACTPELAVLAALPQDLAVPGLDRARAKSMPAPVAIPTGGRGRKVLGDAEVGGHPVALSVSDARYQLHVVGSTGSGKTTLLVNMAVDDILAGRGTVVIDPHGDLVLDILDRLPARIADRVVIFDPDQPNPPTINPLEGDDPDLVVDNLVSIFGNIFAKAWGPRMDDVMRVSCLTLLRHANVTLQHIPPLLNSAQFRSAMTVGLDDPAGLSGFWQWYDTLNPALRSQVIGPVLARLRAFLLRDFVRRTMRYPKSSFDMGQILDGGALLVRIPKGQLGEDTSKLLGSLILAQVWQAATARASVEPERRRDCSVIIDEAQNFLTLASSLDTMLAEARKYRMALTLAHQDLAQFPKDLLAAASANARNKIYFSVAPEDARVLARHTLPELDEHDLAHLDAYTAAARLVVAGRQTPAFTFKTRPPKPVIGEAAAIRQAAAARVPAQDTSAIDVLVEQLSTQADTSSRGGRTNGGKPNR; this is encoded by the coding sequence ATGACCGCCCCGCCGCGCACCCTCCTGCCGTCGCTCTCTCCGGCGCCCGGTCCGTCAGGGCCGGGCGCCGGTGTCATTCCGGCCCCGGACGCGCCGGCGCAGTGGATCCTGCACACGCTCGCCTGGGCCGCCCAGCGGCCCTGGCTGCTCACCGTCGCCGCCGGCCTGCTCCTGGTTTGGATCGCCGGCCGCAACCTCCTCGCGGGGTGGCGGCACCGGCGCCACGCCGAGGGCGCCCGCCTGGTGACGGTGGCACCACCGCCGCAGGTCGACGCGCACCACGCGGCCGCGGTGTGGGCGAACCTGCACGGCACCCTCACCCCCTCCACCCGGCGCCGGCTGCTCTACGGCAGCCCGCACCTGGTCTGGCAATACACCTGGACCGGCCGGCACCTGCTCATCAGCGTGTGGGTACCCGGCACCGTCCCGCACGGCGCCGTCGAAGCCGCGATCCGCGCCGCCTGGCCCGGCGCCGCCTGCACCACCGGCACCGCCCGCCCACCGATCCCCCTGCAAGCACAGATGGCCACCGGCGGGCACCTGCTGCCTCAAGCGGCCGAATGGCTGCCCCTGCAGACCGAGCACGACGCGGACCCGCTGCGCGCGCTGATGTCGGCCGGCTCCCAGCTCAAGAACGACGAGTACGCGTGCGTGCAGATCCTCGCCCGGCCCGCCCCACCCCGCCGGGTGGCGCGGGCCCGGCGCGCCGCCGGCCGGCTGCGCGACGGCAAGACCGCCCTGCCGGCGATCAACCCGGCGGCGCCGCTGCTGTGGATCCTGGACCTGTTCCTGCCCGGCAGCACCCCGAACCCGCGCACGACCGGCACCACCCGCCGGGATCCGGGCGTCGAACGCGACGTCCGGGCGGTCCTGGACAAGACTGTCCACAGCCTGTGGACAATCGGGATCCGGTACGTCGTCGCCAAGGACAGCGACCGCGGGGGTGCCCGGGCGCAGGACCGGCTGCGCGGGATCGCCGACACCATCGCCTCCGCCTACGCCGTCTACGCCGCCCGCAACCGGCTCGCCCACCGCATCCGGATGCGGCACCCGGTAGCCGTCGCCGCCGCCAGGCGGCTCGGCGCCGGCTTCCTCGCCTGCACCCCGGAACTCGCGGTCCTTGCCGCCCTGCCGCAGGACCTGGCGGTTCCCGGCCTCGACCGGGCCCGCGCCAAGTCGATGCCGGCCCCGGTCGCGATCCCGACCGGCGGGCGCGGCAGGAAGGTCCTCGGCGACGCGGAAGTCGGCGGCCACCCCGTCGCCCTGTCCGTCTCCGATGCCCGCTACCAACTGCACGTGGTCGGCTCCACCGGCAGCGGCAAGACCACACTGCTGGTGAACATGGCCGTCGACGACATCCTCGCCGGGCGCGGCACCGTGGTCATCGACCCGCACGGCGACCTGGTCCTCGACATCCTCGACCGGCTCCCTGCCCGGATCGCCGACCGGGTGGTGATCTTCGACCCGGACCAGCCCAACCCGCCCACGATCAACCCCCTCGAAGGCGACGACCCGGACCTGGTCGTCGACAACCTCGTGAGCATCTTCGGCAACATCTTCGCCAAGGCCTGGGGACCCCGCATGGACGACGTCATGCGAGTCAGCTGCCTCACCCTGCTGCGGCACGCGAACGTCACCCTGCAGCACATCCCACCGCTGCTCAACTCGGCGCAGTTCCGGTCGGCGATGACCGTGGGCCTCGACGATCCGGCCGGACTGTCCGGCTTCTGGCAGTGGTACGACACCCTCAACCCGGCGCTGCGCTCCCAGGTCATCGGCCCCGTCCTGGCCCGGCTGCGCGCGTTCCTGCTGCGCGACTTCGTCCGACGCACCATGCGCTACCCGAAGTCGAGCTTCGACATGGGCCAGATCCTCGACGGCGGAGCGCTGCTGGTCCGCATCCCGAAAGGGCAGCTGGGTGAGGACACCAGCAAACTGCTCGGCAGCCTGATCCTGGCGCAGGTGTGGCAGGCCGCCACCGCCCGCGCGAGCGTCGAGCCCGAACGGCGCCGCGACTGCAGCGTGATCATCGATGAGGCACAGAACTTCCTCACCCTCGCCTCGTCACTGGACACGATGCTCGCCGAGGCCCGCAAATACCGGATGGCCCTGACCTTGGCGCACCAGGACCTCGCGCAGTTCCCGAAAGACCTGCTGGCCGCGGCGTCCGCCAACGCCCGCAACAAGATCTATTTCTCGGTCGCGCCGGAGGACGCCCGGGTCCTGGCCCGGCACACCCTGCCCGAACTCGACGAGCACGACCTCGCCCACCTGGACGCCTACACCGCCGCCGCCCGCCTGGTCGTGGCCGGCCGACAGACCCCGGCGTTCACCTTCAAAACCCGGCCACCGAAGCCGGTCATCGGCGAGGCGGCCGCGATCCGGCAAGCCGCCGCCGCCCGTGTCCCGGCGCAGGACACCAGCGCGATCGACGTGCTCGTCGAGCAGCTCTCCACGCAGGCCGACACCAGCAGCCGGGGCGGGCGCACGAACGGCGGCAAACCGAACCGCTGA
- a CDS encoding replication-relaxation family protein — MRQPSSARLQRLELLRRLTARDHLLLAWLAEHYVLTTDQITAAFFPARRAALLRLAKLHHMQAVSRFVDATTGSQQYLYTLGPLGAMIHKTQYNDPADPGARAPRTSIERTENIIGSRLLDHLLGTNQLFIDLHAYARTDGTARLARWWSEQHTTAVFARAGIRPDGHGVWTAGGREVGFFLEHDRGTEKLGTVLRKLRAYEQLAAYGPRYPVLLRVPGRRREQHLLQALAGVRLAMPVATGIHDEHPAGPAWTLTDQPALRRWLHELPSDHGPDNPATNPHRFLSTAAEQ, encoded by the coding sequence CTGCGCCAGCCGTCGTCGGCCCGCCTGCAGCGCCTGGAGCTGCTGCGGCGGCTCACCGCCCGCGACCACCTGCTGCTGGCCTGGCTCGCCGAGCACTACGTGCTGACCACCGACCAGATCACGGCGGCGTTCTTCCCGGCCCGCCGTGCCGCCCTGTTGCGCCTGGCCAAACTGCACCACATGCAGGCGGTCAGCCGGTTCGTCGACGCCACCACCGGCAGCCAGCAGTACCTGTACACCCTCGGCCCGCTCGGCGCGATGATCCATAAAACCCAGTACAACGACCCCGCCGACCCCGGCGCCCGGGCGCCGCGGACCAGCATCGAGCGCACCGAGAACATCATCGGCAGCCGCCTGCTCGATCATCTGCTCGGCACCAACCAGCTGTTCATCGACCTGCACGCCTACGCCCGCACCGACGGCACCGCCCGGCTGGCCCGCTGGTGGTCCGAGCAGCACACCACCGCCGTGTTCGCGCGCGCCGGGATCCGCCCCGACGGCCACGGCGTCTGGACCGCCGGCGGCCGTGAGGTCGGGTTCTTCCTCGAACACGACCGAGGCACCGAGAAGCTCGGCACCGTGCTGCGCAAACTGCGCGCCTACGAGCAGCTCGCCGCCTACGGGCCCCGCTACCCGGTCCTGCTGCGCGTGCCCGGCCGCCGCCGCGAACAGCACCTCCTGCAAGCCCTGGCCGGCGTGCGGCTGGCGATGCCGGTCGCCACCGGCATCCACGACGAACACCCCGCCGGACCCGCCTGGACCCTGACCGACCAGCCGGCCCTGCGCCGCTGGCTGCACGAACTGCCCAGCGATCACGGCCCGGACAACCCGGCCACCAACCCGCACCGCTTCCTCAGCACCGCGGCCGAACAGTAA
- a CDS encoding GGDEF domain-containing protein: MSPTLISIFSAAGGVVAGLAASVIVVFRFLNRLDDADRRVLTAEQRAEAAEREARTDETTGLPNRRAFTERLQEALAAGNPVGVVMIDLDDFKAVNDTFSHEAGNDVLTAVGLRLTGLPAPVQLAARLSGDEFVLLVAGDTEQTRACARAAWRTITSQPVPVADRHEWNVRASVGYATDGGSARDLLRRADATMYQAKTAGGGVCDTALAAAPPLPPAHTRCRDARRRA; the protein is encoded by the coding sequence TTGTCTCCCACCCTGATCTCGATCTTTTCCGCCGCCGGCGGGGTCGTCGCCGGCCTCGCCGCCTCCGTCATCGTGGTGTTCCGATTCCTGAACCGCCTCGACGACGCTGACCGGCGCGTCCTCACGGCCGAACAGCGTGCCGAAGCCGCCGAGCGCGAAGCCCGCACCGATGAGACCACCGGCCTGCCCAACCGGCGTGCTTTCACCGAGCGCCTCCAGGAAGCACTCGCCGCAGGCAACCCGGTCGGTGTGGTCATGATCGACCTCGACGACTTCAAAGCCGTCAACGACACCTTCAGCCACGAGGCTGGCAACGACGTGCTGACCGCCGTCGGGCTGCGCCTGACCGGCCTGCCGGCCCCGGTCCAGCTCGCCGCACGCCTGTCCGGCGACGAGTTCGTTCTGCTGGTGGCCGGCGACACCGAACAGACCCGGGCCTGCGCCCGCGCGGCCTGGCGAACGATCACCAGCCAGCCCGTCCCGGTCGCCGACCGCCACGAGTGGAACGTCCGCGCCAGCGTCGGCTACGCCACCGACGGCGGCAGCGCCCGCGACCTGCTGCGCCGCGCCGACGCCACCATGTACCAGGCGAAGACGGCAGGCGGCGGCGTATGCGACACCGCCCTCGCCGCCGCACCGCCGCTGCCGCCTGCGCACACCCGCTGCCGCGACGCGCGCCGCCGCGCCTGA
- a CDS encoding M23 family metallopeptidase, whose amino-acid sequence MSSRALAAVAAAAAAILLACSGLTQLLGGAAAAGNCSVAEEPASAFASVATRPSRSGPLAPIGSWTSEQVGNAAIIAAVGARLKIPVRGQVIAVATAMQESRLINLAGGDRDSIGLFQQRPSQGWGTPAQVHDPEYAATRFYTKLQSITGWQSMPLTRAAQAVQVSAYPDAYAKWEPQAAQLVAALTGVHPAGPGCTTVIAASGWTSPAPGAEVGSGFRTADRPGHDGVDLIEAKGHPIHAAAAGTVTRVRCNAIDVRTGGDWGCNRDGDPDLTSGCGWYVDINHAGGIVTRYCHQLVRPYVQVGRHVNAGDLIGLSGSSGHSSGPHLHYEVHLNADHGAGSAINPVTFMQSVGAPLG is encoded by the coding sequence GTGAGCAGCCGAGCACTCGCCGCTGTCGCCGCCGCAGCCGCCGCGATCCTGCTGGCCTGCTCCGGGCTGACCCAGCTCCTCGGCGGCGCCGCAGCAGCCGGCAACTGCAGCGTCGCCGAGGAGCCGGCATCCGCCTTTGCCAGCGTCGCCACCAGGCCGAGCCGGTCCGGCCCGCTGGCGCCGATCGGGTCGTGGACCAGCGAGCAGGTCGGCAACGCCGCCATCATCGCGGCCGTCGGCGCACGCCTGAAGATCCCGGTGCGCGGGCAGGTGATCGCCGTGGCCACCGCCATGCAGGAATCCCGGCTGATCAACCTGGCCGGTGGCGATCGCGACTCGATCGGGCTGTTCCAGCAACGGCCCAGCCAAGGGTGGGGGACACCGGCCCAGGTACACGATCCGGAGTACGCGGCGACCAGGTTCTACACCAAGCTGCAGTCGATCACCGGCTGGCAGTCGATGCCCCTGACCAGGGCGGCCCAGGCGGTGCAGGTCAGCGCCTACCCGGATGCCTACGCGAAGTGGGAACCGCAGGCGGCGCAGCTGGTGGCCGCGCTCACCGGCGTCCACCCGGCCGGGCCGGGCTGCACGACGGTCATCGCCGCGTCCGGCTGGACCAGCCCGGCCCCCGGAGCCGAGGTCGGCAGCGGATTCCGGACCGCCGACCGGCCCGGTCACGACGGCGTCGACCTCATCGAAGCCAAGGGCCACCCCATCCACGCCGCCGCGGCCGGCACGGTCACCCGGGTGCGGTGCAACGCCATCGACGTCCGCACCGGCGGCGACTGGGGCTGCAACCGCGACGGCGATCCCGACCTGACATCCGGCTGCGGCTGGTACGTCGACATCAATCATGCCGGCGGGATCGTGACCCGCTACTGCCACCAGCTCGTCCGCCCGTACGTCCAGGTCGGCCGGCACGTCAACGCCGGCGACCTCATCGGACTGTCGGGAAGCAGCGGCCACTCCAGCGGACCTCACCTGCACTACGAGGTCCACCTCAACGCCGATCACGGTGCCGGGTCAGCGATCAACCCGGTCACCTTCATGCAATCCGTCGGCGCCCCACTCGGCTGA
- a CDS encoding DUF4314 domain-containing protein, with the protein MTAYLPGQRVVLIHTSDPYTRLRPGTHGTVRRHDQHTNTVAISWDDGSTLAMLLDAGDRIAGADMPSAAEDDGDHRHGEPGRTRPDSASSRQDGQVAYVAELPQCTLHQLRNVAVPARYDAALRHGRGWAYLCEDCFTTHAIGLGTGRGQRLIAGERPGDAAPAAG; encoded by the coding sequence ATGACCGCTTACCTTCCGGGCCAGCGCGTCGTGCTGATCCACACCAGCGATCCGTACACCCGGCTGCGGCCCGGCACGCACGGCACCGTCCGCCGCCACGACCAGCACACCAACACCGTCGCCATCAGCTGGGACGACGGCTCAACCCTGGCGATGCTCCTGGACGCCGGCGACCGGATCGCTGGTGCCGACATGCCGTCCGCAGCCGAAGACGACGGCGACCACCGGCACGGCGAACCCGGCCGGACCAGGCCGGACTCCGCATCGAGCAGGCAGGACGGGCAGGTCGCCTACGTGGCTGAACTACCCCAGTGCACCCTCCACCAACTCCGCAACGTCGCGGTTCCCGCCCGCTACGACGCGGCCCTGCGCCACGGCCGGGGGTGGGCTTACCTGTGCGAGGACTGCTTCACCACCCACGCCATCGGCCTGGGCACCGGACGCGGGCAGCGGCTGATCGCCGGTGAACGGCCCGGCGATGCGGCACCTGCTGCCGGCTGA
- a CDS encoding AAA family ATPase: MHPHSPSVDLADDIAATAGPSEASGSCDAADPAPVPAMTAPTGPVNAVSGLPRLRAGELQAQVLGVLASDSGKAFGVAQIAQQLHGRSTGAIGLACDKLVTLGQATRDNAQFTVTAAGISHHRAHPGPAPVPPVAAPTPRTPSPATPTPAAPPASAGSAATPVPACPAPTSGPVRRPNGQLYHPRRLAKRTDVDVLRQLRTEDVAVLLYGPPGTGKTSLIEAAFGDDLFTVPGDGDTTVGDIIGDYVPTESGGYEFVPGPLPRAMTSGGVLFIDDATLISPKVLAVVYPAMDGRRQIIIKAAGGQMITAKRGFYMVAGHNPGVHGAVLTEALASRFCAQIKVSTDYDLAAALGVDAHMVRAARNLSTRYDSGDIGWAPQLRELLAFKKLTDVLGVETAISNLVGIAPPEDRDAVIKAIKQTFGIATPAPLALGTQV; the protein is encoded by the coding sequence ATGCACCCTCACTCCCCGTCGGTTGACCTCGCCGACGACATCGCCGCGACAGCCGGCCCGTCCGAAGCATCCGGCAGCTGCGATGCCGCCGATCCGGCACCTGTCCCGGCCATGACCGCCCCGACCGGCCCGGTCAACGCCGTCAGCGGCCTGCCTCGCCTGCGCGCCGGCGAACTACAGGCGCAGGTCCTCGGTGTCCTCGCCTCCGACAGCGGCAAGGCGTTCGGCGTCGCACAGATCGCGCAGCAGCTGCACGGCCGGTCCACCGGCGCGATCGGGCTGGCCTGCGACAAGCTCGTCACACTCGGGCAGGCCACCCGCGACAACGCGCAGTTCACCGTCACCGCCGCCGGCATCAGCCACCACCGAGCCCACCCGGGCCCCGCCCCCGTCCCGCCGGTCGCCGCGCCCACCCCGCGGACGCCCTCACCGGCCACCCCGACCCCGGCGGCACCGCCGGCATCCGCCGGGTCTGCCGCGACGCCGGTCCCGGCGTGCCCGGCGCCGACGAGCGGGCCGGTCCGCCGCCCGAACGGGCAGCTCTATCACCCTCGCCGGCTCGCCAAACGCACCGACGTCGACGTGCTGCGCCAGCTGCGCACCGAGGACGTGGCGGTGCTGCTGTACGGGCCGCCCGGCACCGGCAAGACCAGCCTGATCGAGGCAGCGTTCGGCGACGACCTGTTCACGGTGCCCGGCGACGGCGACACCACCGTCGGCGACATCATCGGCGACTACGTGCCCACCGAATCCGGCGGCTACGAATTCGTCCCCGGCCCGCTGCCGCGAGCGATGACCTCAGGCGGCGTGCTGTTCATCGACGACGCGACCCTGATCAGCCCGAAAGTCCTCGCCGTGGTCTACCCGGCGATGGACGGCCGCCGCCAGATCATCATCAAAGCCGCCGGCGGTCAGATGATCACCGCCAAGCGCGGCTTCTACATGGTCGCCGGGCACAACCCCGGCGTGCACGGCGCCGTGCTCACCGAAGCCCTCGCCTCCCGCTTCTGCGCCCAGATCAAGGTGTCCACCGACTACGACCTGGCCGCCGCCCTCGGCGTCGACGCTCACATGGTCCGCGCCGCCCGCAACCTGTCCACCCGATACGACTCCGGCGACATCGGTTGGGCGCCGCAACTACGCGAGCTGCTGGCCTTCAAAAAGCTCACCGACGTGCTCGGGGTCGAGACAGCCATCAGCAACCTCGTCGGCATCGCCCCGCCGGAGGACCGCGACGCCGTGATCAAAGCGATCAAGCAGACCTTCGGCATCGCCACACCCGCCCCGCTCGCGCTCGGCACGCAGGTGTGA